One segment of Saprospiraceae bacterium DNA contains the following:
- the murD gene encoding UDP-N-acetylmuramoyl-L-alanine--D-glutamate ligase, giving the protein MKKRIVILGSGESGTGAALLAQRQGFDVFVSDKGVIKEEYKKQLDAHGIAWEEGQHTLDKILKASEIIKSPGIPEKSEVMQAVRAKGINVIGEIEFGWRYAGKCTIVAITGSNGKTTTTELTYHLLKHAGLNVRMGGNVGNSFATMVYSDLEHGDMGAQRIFVLEVSSFQLDDIQRFRPNIAMLLNITPDHLDRYDYKLENYARAKFRITMNQKRGDLFITNYNDPNIADYLKMHPEAIKCRMERVRKSELKNGYARIGRHLAFDIASTPLKGPHNAFNAACAIRAALRLGVGPEVIEEGLYYFTPPPHRMEKVAEVNGVTYINDSKATNVDSVYYALQAMDAPIVWIVGGTDKGNDYSPLFKLVRKKVKAIVCMGVDNSKIIKAFKKFKKPMTETRSAEEAIITAASFAEEGDTVLLSPACASFDLFKNYEDRGEQFREAVLKLKN; this is encoded by the coding sequence ATGAAAAAACGCATCGTCATACTCGGCTCCGGTGAATCCGGCACAGGCGCGGCTCTTTTGGCCCAACGTCAGGGTTTCGATGTGTTTGTGTCAGACAAAGGCGTCATTAAAGAAGAATACAAAAAACAACTTGATGCGCACGGCATCGCCTGGGAAGAAGGACAGCATACCCTCGATAAAATTCTGAAAGCCAGTGAAATTATCAAAAGCCCGGGCATCCCGGAAAAGAGCGAAGTGATGCAGGCGGTGAGAGCAAAAGGCATCAACGTGATTGGCGAAATTGAGTTTGGATGGCGCTATGCGGGCAAGTGCACAATCGTTGCTATTACTGGCTCAAATGGCAAGACCACCACTACTGAGTTGACATATCACCTGTTGAAACACGCAGGCTTGAACGTTCGCATGGGTGGCAACGTGGGAAACAGTTTTGCGACGATGGTTTATAGTGATTTGGAACACGGAGACATGGGGGCGCAGAGGATTTTCGTATTAGAAGTGTCGAGTTTTCAATTGGACGACATTCAGAGGTTTCGACCGAACATCGCTATGTTGCTGAACATCACTCCCGACCATTTGGACAGGTATGACTATAAATTAGAGAATTATGCCCGTGCGAAGTTTCGGATTACAATGAATCAAAAACGCGGCGACCTTTTTATCACTAATTACAATGACCCAAACATCGCCGATTATCTGAAAATGCACCCGGAGGCAATAAAATGCCGCATGGAGCGGGTGCGTAAAAGCGAACTGAAGAACGGATATGCCCGTATTGGCCGGCACTTGGCTTTCGACATTGCGAGCACACCGCTGAAAGGCCCGCACAATGCTTTCAATGCCGCGTGCGCTATTCGAGCCGCATTGCGGCTGGGTGTGGGGCCAGAGGTGATAGAAGAGGGATTGTACTATTTCACGCCGCCGCCGCACCGCATGGAAAAGGTAGCCGAAGTCAACGGCGTGACCTACATCAACGACTCCAAGGCCACCAACGTGGACTCAGTTTATTATGCCTTGCAAGCGATGGACGCGCCGATTGTTTGGATAGTGGGAGGTACGGATAAGGGCAATGATTATAGTCCATTGTTCAAACTAGTTCGCAAAAAAGTAAAAGCCATCGTGTGCATGGGCGTGGACAACTCTAAGATTATCAAGGCTTTTAAAAAGTTCAAAAAGCCGATGACGGAAACACGCAGCGCAGAGGAGGCGATAATAACGGCAGCGAGTTTTGCAGAAGAAGGAGATACCGTTTTGTTAAGCCCGGCTTGTGCGAGTTTTGATTTGTTTAAAAATTATGAGGATAGGGGCGAGCAGTTTCGGGAAGCAGTTTTGAAACTAAAAAATTGA
- the mraY gene encoding phospho-N-acetylmuramoyl-pentapeptide-transferase: MLYYLFDYLDREFDLPGAGLFQYISFRAGMALILSLVISIIIGKHIINWLRSMQIGETVRELGLAGQTSKAGTPTMGGIIIVAATLIPCLLLAQLDNIYILLMLVSTVWMFTIGFLDDYIKVFKKDKEGLKGKFKIAGQVGLGLIVGITMLVNDEVVVRMDPALATQRGYEVTQSLFVKDKEKPNTYKEVVYVKAPITNVPFFKDNELDYSRILWFLGDNARGLSSILFVVMAVFVIAAVSNGANLTDGLDGQAAGVSAIVIAALGVMAYTSGNSLAADFLRIFYIPYSGELVIYIACLLGGCLGFLWYNVFPARVFMGDTGSLTLGGIIAALAIVVRKELLIPVLCGVFLIENLSVIIQVWYFKKTKKKYGEGRRVFLMAPLHHHYQKKGYHEVTISIRFWIVQILLAVLAVITLKIR; the protein is encoded by the coding sequence ATGCTCTACTATCTTTTTGATTATTTGGACAGAGAATTCGACCTGCCGGGAGCAGGTTTGTTTCAGTACATCTCGTTCCGGGCGGGCATGGCCTTGATATTGTCGCTGGTAATTTCCATCATTATCGGCAAACACATTATCAACTGGTTGCGCTCTATGCAGATAGGGGAGACAGTGCGCGAGCTTGGTTTGGCTGGTCAAACCTCCAAAGCAGGCACCCCAACCATGGGCGGCATCATCATAGTGGCGGCTACCCTGATTCCCTGCCTATTGTTGGCACAGCTGGACAACATCTACATACTCCTCATGCTGGTCAGCACAGTGTGGATGTTCACAATAGGTTTTTTGGACGATTACATAAAAGTGTTCAAGAAAGATAAAGAAGGGCTGAAAGGAAAATTCAAGATAGCAGGTCAGGTAGGTTTGGGGTTAATCGTAGGCATCACGATGTTGGTGAATGATGAAGTGGTGGTGCGCATGGACCCGGCTTTGGCGACACAGCGCGGCTATGAGGTGACACAATCACTATTTGTGAAAGACAAAGAAAAACCCAATACATACAAAGAAGTGGTGTATGTGAAAGCACCTATCACCAACGTGCCTTTTTTTAAGGACAATGAGTTGGACTATTCGCGCATACTCTGGTTCTTGGGTGATAATGCTCGCGGCTTGAGTTCTATATTGTTTGTGGTGATGGCAGTGTTCGTGATTGCTGCGGTCAGCAATGGAGCCAATCTGACCGACGGTTTGGACGGGCAAGCGGCGGGGGTGTCAGCTATTGTCATTGCCGCATTGGGGGTAATGGCTTATACGAGTGGCAACTCTCTGGCGGCTGATTTTCTTCGCATATTTTATATCCCTTACAGTGGAGAATTGGTCATTTATATTGCGTGTTTGCTGGGAGGTTGTCTCGGGTTTTTGTGGTACAATGTATTCCCCGCTCGTGTTTTTATGGGTGACACAGGTAGTCTGACCTTAGGAGGCATCATCGCTGCGTTAGCTATTGTTGTTCGAAAGGAGTTATTGATACCAGTATTGTGCGGTGTGTTTTTGATTGAAAATTTATCTGTCATCATACAGGTTTGGTATTTCAAAAAGACGAAGAAAAAATACGGGGAAGGGCGCAGGGTGTTTCTCATGGCGCCTTTGCACCATCACTATCAAAAAAAAGGCTACCACGAGGTCACGATTTCTATCCGCTTTTGGATTGTGCAAATTCTGTTGGCGGTGTTGGCTGTAATAACCTTGAAAATCAGATAA
- a CDS encoding UDP-N-acetylmuramoyl-L-alanyl-D-glutamate--2,6-diaminopimelate ligase encodes MRLNQLLKNVQVHESHGNLAVEVGQIRFDSRQVQPGDVFVAVRGAQVDGHQFIDKAIEKGAVAVISEQSLKSLESLKSLKVIAVQVEDSAEALGIMASNYFNDPSNDLQLLGITGTNGKTTVVTLLWQLFTRLGYKCGLIGTVENRVGEKVVEATHTTPDAVQLHGLLRQMADAGCSHVFMEVSSHAVHQRRIAGAKFAGGVFTNLTHDHLDYHKTFANYRDAKKKFFDDLPQTAFALTNTDDKNGAVMLQNTRAAKYTYGLKKAADFKAKIIENSLSGLHMELDGTEIHARMIGEFNAYNLMAAYSVAMLTTANPMAKFTKPQRLSKLDILAALTDLRGAEGRFDYINHPTKPGCVGIVDYAHTPDALEKVLETIQKLKKKSARVITVTGAGGDRDKTKRPLMAQVSARLSDQLILTSDNPRTEDPAAILRDMEAGLDAEGQKKTLVIQDREQAIKTAVRLAGRNDVILVAGKGHEKYQDINGVKHPFDDKQVLLKAMS; translated from the coding sequence ATGCGCTTAAACCAACTGCTCAAAAACGTGCAAGTCCACGAATCACACGGCAACCTCGCCGTCGAAGTCGGCCAAATCCGCTTCGACTCGCGGCAGGTGCAGCCCGGCGATGTGTTCGTGGCAGTTCGGGGAGCGCAGGTGGACGGCCATCAGTTCATTGACAAAGCAATAGAAAAGGGAGCCGTGGCGGTCATTAGCGAGCAGTCATTAAAGTCATTGGAGTCATTAAAGTCATTAAAAGTCATTGCGGTGCAAGTCGAAGATTCTGCCGAAGCTTTGGGAATAATGGCCTCCAATTACTTTAATGACCCCTCAAATGACCTTCAATTACTCGGCATAACCGGCACCAACGGCAAAACCACCGTCGTCACCCTGTTGTGGCAGCTTTTCACCCGTCTGGGCTACAAATGTGGCCTCATCGGTACAGTGGAAAACAGGGTAGGGGAGAAGGTGGTTGAAGCCACCCACACCACGCCCGACGCGGTGCAACTGCACGGCCTGCTCCGTCAAATGGCCGACGCCGGATGTTCGCACGTGTTCATGGAAGTCAGCAGTCACGCCGTGCACCAACGACGCATTGCCGGCGCAAAATTCGCGGGCGGCGTGTTCACCAACCTCACCCACGACCACCTCGACTACCACAAGACCTTCGCCAACTATCGCGATGCGAAAAAGAAGTTCTTCGACGATTTACCCCAAACTGCCTTTGCCCTCACCAACACCGACGACAAAAACGGCGCGGTGATGCTCCAAAACACCCGAGCAGCCAAATACACCTACGGCCTCAAAAAAGCGGCGGACTTCAAGGCCAAAATCATTGAGAACAGCCTGAGCGGCCTACACATGGAACTGGACGGCACAGAAATCCACGCCCGCATGATAGGCGAGTTCAACGCATACAACCTGATGGCGGCATACTCGGTGGCGATGCTCACGACGGCCAACCCTATGGCCAAGTTTACTAAACCTCAAAGGTTGAGTAAACTTGACATCCTCGCCGCCCTCACCGATTTGCGCGGCGCAGAAGGCCGATTCGATTACATCAACCACCCCACAAAACCCGGCTGCGTCGGCATCGTGGATTATGCCCACACACCCGATGCGCTCGAAAAAGTGCTCGAAACCATCCAAAAACTCAAGAAAAAAAGCGCTCGCGTCATCACCGTCACCGGTGCAGGAGGCGACCGCGACAAAACCAAAAGACCCCTCATGGCGCAAGTAAGCGCACGACTAAGTGACCAACTCATACTGACCTCCGACAATCCCCGCACCGAAGACCCCGCCGCCATCCTTCGAGACATGGAAGCAGGGCTGGATGCCGAAGGGCAAAAAAAAACGCTCGTGATTCAAGACCGCGAACAAGCCATCAAAACCGCCGTCCGGCTTGCTGGGCGAAATGACGTGATTCTAGTGGCAGGCAAAGGCCACGAAAAATATCAAGACATCAACGGGGTGAAACACCCTTTCGATGACAAGCAAGTTCTTTTGAAAGCGATGAGTTAA
- a CDS encoding Uma2 family endonuclease has product MTAAAIPATAPAQVLQCRYSVEGYLEIERKTNQRHIFINGLIYLMAGAKPPHLRISGNVFGQLYNALENRVDYEVFNSETKIYLPRFNYYYYPDALVMAGKTRVCQQRNRRNPESYPHCRSAVGLRCRV; this is encoded by the coding sequence ATGACCGCCGCAGCAATTCCGGCAACCGCACCAGCCCAAGTTTTGCAATGCCGCTACTCGGTAGAGGGATACCTCGAAATCGAGCGCAAAACCAATCAAAGGCATATTTTTATCAACGGTCTCATTTATCTTATGGCTGGCGCAAAACCTCCCCACCTTCGCATTTCTGGCAATGTATTCGGTCAACTTTACAATGCTTTGGAGAACAGAGTGGATTACGAAGTTTTCAACAGCGAAACCAAAATCTACCTCCCTCGATTTAATTACTACTACTATCCTGATGCGCTCGTGATGGCCGGAAAAACCCGAGTTTGCCAGCAAAGAAATCGGCGCAATCCTGAATCCTATCCTCATTGTCGAAGTGCTGTCGGACTCCGCTGCCGAGTTTGA
- a CDS encoding Uma2 family endonuclease: MLSDSAAEFDEGQKIAEYKTLPSFCEYALIHQDKAQVNVHFRNSDSIWQPSVVSGLDSEVHFQSIDVKVPLSKIYRNVSFETVA; encoded by the coding sequence GTGCTGTCGGACTCCGCTGCCGAGTTTGATGAGGGCCAAAAAATCGCTGAGTACAAAACCCTGCCCTCTTTCTGCGAGTACGCCCTGATTCACCAAGACAAAGCCCAAGTCAATGTTCACTTTCGCAATTCCGATAGCATTTGGCAACCCTCCGTCGTCTCTGGTTTGGACAGCGAGGTTCATTTCCAAAGCATTGATGTGAAGGTTCCGCTATCAAAAATTTACCGCAACGTTTCCTTTGAAACGGTGGCGTAA
- a CDS encoding transpeptidase family protein, whose amino-acid sequence MLNVKNEVLVRVYLVAAMILVAAFVIFWRLLQLSVVEAPVWREKAKNLYMKWVDVQADRGNILADDGSLLATSLPFFNVHWDAKAEGLTDEVFNTQAVDSLAWLLSTHVDQQYTPGAYRDWLVELRNAPKDTRGIRYVPIAKDLPYNKALLVKTFPIFREGRYKGGFILEQNPRRERPFKILAQRTIGYTREGALPVGLEGSFDKVLGGSLGKQLRIRVPGDVYIPVNDLAEIEPEAGADVVTTLDINIQDVTENALLNACRTHNADHGCAIVMEVKTGKIRAVANIGRTPEGWWETYNYAIGERVEPGSMFKLASFMAMLEDGFINNFEEPVPVYGGKVKIYKEELVDAVPHGMDTMTIKQVFAMSSNVGTATLVQQHYGKGRAPNFVERLKSFGLDLPTNIEVGGEEAPILKNPNDPKSDWSGTTLPWMSIGYEMLLTPLQMLAFYNAVANDGRMMKPYLVQRTERYGEVLKEFRPTVVKRSIASKTTIAKAKELLKSVVEKGGTAHGIQSPYYTIAGKTGTAQLNYHKFKASKGIRHQASFCGFFPADNPVYSCIVVISEPQRGGYHGAEVAAPVFRQIADKCFAMKPELHEPINAQKPEKLKTHQLPTYDAGSTADMQNALRRLGLDYLLEGELTDWTVVTAASGDSLVLRHRAVSDNTVPSVIGMGLKDAIYLLENRGCKVKAVGIGKVRRQSLAVGTRASGQTCVLYLE is encoded by the coding sequence ATGTTAAATGTCAAAAACGAAGTCCTAGTCCGAGTGTATCTGGTGGCAGCCATGATACTGGTGGCAGCGTTTGTGATATTCTGGCGCTTGTTGCAGCTAAGTGTAGTCGAAGCTCCAGTGTGGCGCGAAAAAGCCAAAAACCTCTACATGAAGTGGGTGGATGTGCAAGCCGACCGCGGCAACATCTTGGCCGACGACGGCAGTTTGTTGGCTACCTCGCTGCCTTTTTTCAACGTCCATTGGGACGCGAAAGCAGAAGGACTGACCGACGAGGTTTTCAACACGCAGGCAGTGGACAGCCTCGCATGGCTGTTGTCCACCCACGTTGACCAACAATACACGCCCGGCGCATACCGAGATTGGCTGGTCGAACTGCGCAACGCGCCCAAAGACACACGCGGCATTCGCTATGTGCCGATTGCAAAAGACCTGCCCTACAACAAGGCGCTGCTCGTCAAAACCTTCCCCATCTTCCGCGAAGGGCGCTACAAAGGCGGCTTCATCTTGGAGCAAAACCCGCGTCGGGAGCGGCCATTCAAAATACTGGCACAGCGCACCATCGGCTACACCCGCGAGGGCGCGTTGCCAGTCGGATTGGAAGGCAGTTTCGACAAAGTGCTCGGCGGCTCGCTCGGCAAGCAGCTTCGCATCCGTGTGCCCGGCGATGTCTATATCCCCGTCAATGATTTGGCCGAAATAGAGCCAGAGGCTGGTGCCGACGTAGTCACCACGCTTGATATCAACATACAAGACGTGACCGAAAATGCCCTGCTCAATGCCTGCCGCACCCACAATGCCGACCACGGGTGCGCCATCGTGATGGAGGTGAAAACCGGGAAAATCCGTGCCGTTGCCAACATAGGCCGCACACCCGAAGGCTGGTGGGAAACCTACAACTACGCCATTGGCGAGCGCGTGGAACCGGGTTCCATGTTCAAACTGGCCTCATTCATGGCCATGCTCGAAGATGGGTTCATCAACAACTTCGAGGAACCCGTGCCAGTGTATGGCGGCAAGGTGAAAATTTACAAAGAAGAGTTGGTGGATGCCGTGCCGCATGGCATGGACACCATGACCATCAAGCAAGTTTTCGCTATGTCGTCGAACGTCGGCACCGCCACCTTGGTGCAGCAACATTATGGAAAAGGAAGAGCGCCCAATTTCGTGGAGCGCCTCAAAAGTTTCGGACTTGATTTGCCCACCAATATCGAGGTAGGCGGTGAGGAAGCCCCCATCCTCAAAAACCCCAACGACCCCAAGAGCGACTGGTCAGGCACCACACTCCCTTGGATGAGCATCGGCTACGAGATGTTGCTCACGCCCCTGCAAATGCTTGCTTTTTACAACGCGGTGGCCAACGACGGGCGCATGATGAAACCATACCTCGTGCAGCGCACCGAACGCTACGGCGAAGTGCTCAAAGAGTTCCGCCCGACCGTGGTCAAACGCAGCATCGCATCCAAAACAACCATCGCAAAAGCCAAGGAACTCCTCAAATCAGTAGTGGAAAAAGGCGGGACGGCCCATGGGATTCAGTCGCCCTACTACACCATCGCCGGGAAAACAGGTACCGCCCAGCTGAATTATCACAAATTCAAAGCCAGCAAAGGCATACGTCACCAAGCGAGTTTCTGCGGCTTTTTCCCAGCTGACAACCCCGTTTATTCCTGCATCGTAGTCATCAGCGAGCCACAGCGCGGTGGCTATCACGGCGCGGAAGTGGCGGCCCCCGTGTTTCGCCAAATCGCGGACAAATGCTTCGCCATGAAACCCGAACTCCACGAGCCTATCAATGCCCAAAAACCCGAGAAGCTGAAAACACACCAGTTGCCCACCTACGATGCGGGCAGCACTGCCGATATGCAAAACGCCCTTCGTCGCCTCGGCTTGGACTATCTTCTCGAAGGCGAGCTGACCGATTGGACAGTCGTCACCGCAGCAAGCGGCGATTCCTTGGTATTGCGCCATCGAGCCGTGTCAGACAACACCGTGCCCTCCGTCATCGGCATGGGGCTGAAAGACGCGATTTATCTGCTCGAAAACAGGGGCTGCAAAGTGAAAGCGGTCGGTATAGGCAAAGTGCGGCGGCAGAGTCTGGCGGTGGGGACGCGGGCGAGCGGGCAGACGTGTGTGTTGTATTTGGAGTAA
- a CDS encoding DUF4377 domain-containing protein: MRTFLSSAFILLLVAACNQKNADVVKTIYVNSKMVDCTGVAPMRCLQYRETPDGDWKNWYSGIEGFNFEDGYFYTLEVKETKIANPPADGSSIKWTLVKEVKKEKDPEFGAGEFGIPDLASAENIDKYREIMLTGFDDYQKKDAEINRGDNKMKVTTVTDNNGQPRMIKAESTAKGPITTWEYYLAGGKVVMLRETIMGKTNTENRFYYAGGQLVKAMGKDVPGRMAPDGVPFKDYVSKTPDTDFRLKYDEVQKSADDFLAGK, translated from the coding sequence ATGCGAACATTCCTTTCTTCTGCTTTCATCCTGCTGCTCGTAGCAGCCTGCAATCAAAAAAATGCCGATGTCGTCAAAACCATCTATGTCAACAGCAAAATGGTGGATTGCACGGGCGTGGCACCCATGCGTTGCCTCCAATACCGCGAAACCCCCGACGGCGACTGGAAAAACTGGTATTCCGGCATTGAAGGTTTCAACTTCGAGGATGGCTACTTCTACACCCTCGAAGTGAAAGAAACCAAAATCGCCAACCCGCCCGCCGACGGCTCCTCCATCAAATGGACCTTGGTGAAAGAAGTGAAAAAAGAAAAAGACCCCGAGTTCGGCGCCGGAGAATTTGGCATACCCGACCTCGCAAGCGCGGAGAACATTGACAAATACCGCGAAATCATGCTCACCGGGTTTGATGACTATCAGAAAAAAGATGCCGAAATCAACCGCGGCGACAACAAGATGAAAGTCACCACCGTCACCGACAACAACGGACAGCCGCGCATGATAAAAGCCGAATCAACCGCCAAAGGCCCCATCACCACATGGGAGTACTATCTGGCAGGAGGCAAAGTCGTGATGCTGCGCGAGACCATCATGGGCAAAACCAACACCGAAAACCGCTTCTACTACGCAGGCGGCCAATTAGTGAAAGCGATGGGCAAAGACGTGCCCGGTCGCATGGCACCAGACGGTGTGCCTTTCAAAGACTATGTGAGCAAAACACCCGACACAGACTTCCGCCTGAAATACGACGAAGTGCAAAAGTCGGCAGATGACTTTCTGGCAGGCAAATAA
- the rsmH gene encoding 16S rRNA (cytosine(1402)-N(4))-methyltransferase RsmH, with product MYHESVLLRESIENLRVVPGGIYVDATFGGGGHSRLILEKLGGKGHLYAFDQDEDAKRNTEQQPFSANPSFTFVHSNFRHLKRQLRAEVVRPGTVNGIMADLGVSSYQFDTPTRGFSYRHEAALDMRMNVQDGQTAADVLNEYGADELQRVFSELGEVRNSKTLAQAAVRLREQKPFRTTGDLVELCGKNLMGERMRYLSQVFQALRMEVNDELGALEDFLKDAHEMLAPGGRLAIITFHSLEDRIVKHFLKTGNTTGELEKDFYGNITRPFKLVTKKPIEPSDEEISQNPRARSAKLRVGQKLEN from the coding sequence GTGTATCACGAAAGTGTCCTCTTGCGCGAATCCATTGAAAATCTGCGGGTTGTGCCCGGCGGGATTTATGTGGATGCCACATTTGGCGGCGGCGGGCACTCACGCTTGATACTCGAAAAACTGGGTGGCAAAGGCCATCTGTACGCCTTCGACCAAGACGAAGACGCGAAGCGAAACACCGAACAGCAGCCATTTTCAGCAAACCCCTCCTTCACGTTCGTCCACTCGAATTTCAGGCATTTGAAAAGACAGTTGAGAGCCGAGGTCGTGCGACCCGGCACCGTTAACGGCATCATGGCCGACCTCGGCGTGAGCAGCTATCAGTTCGACACGCCAACGCGCGGCTTCAGCTATCGCCACGAGGCAGCATTGGATATGCGCATGAACGTGCAGGATGGGCAAACAGCGGCAGACGTATTGAATGAATATGGCGCGGACGAATTGCAGCGCGTGTTCAGCGAGCTCGGCGAAGTGCGCAACTCCAAAACGCTGGCACAAGCAGCCGTCCGCCTTCGGGAGCAAAAGCCCTTTCGCACCACAGGCGACTTGGTGGAATTGTGTGGCAAAAACCTCATGGGCGAGCGGATGCGCTACTTGTCGCAAGTGTTTCAAGCCCTGCGCATGGAAGTGAACGACGAACTCGGCGCGTTGGAGGATTTTTTGAAAGATGCCCACGAAATGCTTGCCCCGGGAGGGCGATTGGCCATCATCACCTTCCACTCGCTCGAAGACCGCATAGTGAAGCACTTTTTAAAAACAGGAAACACGACAGGCGAATTGGAAAAAGATTTCTATGGCAACATCACGCGACCTTTTAAATTGGTGACAAAAAAACCCATCGAACCCTCCGACGAAGAAATCAGCCAAAACCCCCGCGCCCGCAGCGCAAAACTTAGAGTGGGGCAGAAGCTCGAAAATTGA
- a CDS encoding division/cell wall cluster transcriptional repressor MraZ, with protein sequence MMQLIGEYPVALDEKGRMRLPTALLRQLSSQTGDNGDGAGHEFVVNRGFEKCLTLYPKPVWDGITAKLSRLNRFNDRNRAFIRSFYLGAYPIATDSADRILLQKPLMDYAGLSKEAVLVAMDDRIEIWSPEEHARVAAMDYGSFADLANDVMGGGLDGVGDFETVMSDK encoded by the coding sequence ATGATGCAACTCATAGGCGAATATCCCGTCGCCCTCGATGAAAAGGGGCGTATGCGTTTGCCGACAGCGCTGCTTCGTCAGTTGTCCAGCCAAACAGGCGACAACGGCGACGGTGCAGGACATGAGTTTGTGGTCAACCGGGGGTTTGAGAAGTGCCTCACACTTTACCCCAAACCGGTCTGGGACGGTATTACTGCCAAGTTGAGCCGTCTCAATCGCTTCAATGACCGGAACCGCGCCTTTATTCGCTCCTTCTACCTAGGTGCGTACCCAATCGCGACCGACAGCGCGGACAGAATTCTCTTGCAAAAACCTTTGATGGATTACGCCGGCCTCTCGAAAGAAGCGGTACTCGTCGCCATGGACGACCGCATCGAGATATGGTCGCCGGAAGAGCATGCCCGCGTGGCCGCTATGGACTATGGCTCGTTCGCCGACCTCGCCAACGACGTGATGGGCGGCGGCTTGGATGGGGTAGGGGATTTTGAAACGGTTATGAGTGACAAGTGA
- a CDS encoding transposase encodes MEKKLHWFHVASTAWFTYLFVHKKRGREALESEDSLRKDFQNRAVHDCWEPYFGFKQCQHALCGAHLLRELTNLMENGSKWATQMHRFLLDLYRDSQKALAIVADRQSWEREFRHICQLAEREEPPPKQGKRGKPKNSKGRNLPNRLLEHQDRWLAFAFVEGVPFSNNQAERDIRCLKTKQKVATNFQTFKGAQHYARIQSFTSTLRKHSMNVFQNLIHAFDRNPIVFQAG; translated from the coding sequence GTGGAGAAAAAACTCCACTGGTTTCATGTCGCCTCCACCGCGTGGTTCACCTACCTGTTCGTCCATAAAAAACGGGGCAGGGAGGCGCTGGAGAGCGAGGATTCGCTGCGCAAGGATTTTCAGAACCGAGCCGTGCACGACTGCTGGGAGCCTTACTTCGGCTTCAAGCAGTGCCAACATGCCCTGTGCGGCGCCCACCTGCTGCGCGAACTGACCAACCTGATGGAAAACGGCTCCAAATGGGCAACCCAGATGCACCGGTTCCTGCTCGACCTTTATCGTGACAGCCAAAAAGCGCTCGCCATAGTGGCCGACAGGCAAAGCTGGGAGCGGGAGTTCCGGCATATCTGCCAGTTGGCCGAACGGGAAGAACCGCCGCCCAAGCAGGGCAAGAGGGGCAAGCCCAAGAACTCGAAAGGCCGAAACCTGCCCAACCGCCTGCTCGAACACCAGGACAGGTGGCTTGCCTTTGCCTTTGTCGAAGGCGTCCCGTTTTCCAACAATCAGGCCGAGCGCGACATCCGCTGCCTGAAAACCAAGCAGAAGGTCGCTACCAATTTCCAGACCTTCAAAGGTGCGCAGCACTATGCGCGCATCCAATCCTTCACCTCAACCCTTCGCAAACATTCAATGAACGTTTTCCAGAACCTGATTCATGCTTTTGATAGAAATCCTATCGTCTTTCAGGCTGGCTAA
- a CDS encoding transposase, which yields MPRWRHWESENAALTANAGIYKALEPIEEQIKTAVLASDVVHFDETGMRVRANASKYNRPRRGQMLVEMVCFCDNYHDLGEVECLSQQRGLQHSTPLGSYTPRKWGVSTNV from the coding sequence TTGCCAAGGTGGAGGCATTGGGAATCCGAGAACGCCGCCCTGACGGCCAACGCTGGCATATACAAAGCCCTTGAGCCGATTGAGGAGCAAATCAAAACGGCGGTTTTGGCCTCCGATGTGGTTCATTTTGATGAAACGGGCATGCGGGTCAGGGCAAACGCATCAAAATACAACCGACCTCGGAGAGGTCAAATGTTGGTAGAGATGGTGTGTTTTTGTGATAATTATCACGACCTCGGAGAGGTCGAATGTCTATCGCAGCAAAGAGGTCTCCAACATTCGACCCCGCTGGGGTCGTACACACCGCGAAAATGGGGCGTTTCTACCAACGTTTGA